The sequence GCCGCATCAAAGTTTTGACATATAAAAATAACAGAGGAAGGGGGTATGCCTTAAGAACAGGATTTAAGCGTTCTTGTGGTAAATACGTCATAGCAGTTGAGTCTGACCTTAATTATGGCAAAGAGATTATTTCCTCCATTTACAGAAAACTCTTGGACACCGATGCGGATGTAGTCATTGCCTCTCCATATGCGAAAAATGGCAAGCTGGAAAATGTGCCTTTCAAAAGAGCTCTTTTAAGTCGACTGGGCAACAGAGTGTTGCGAGTGGCATTTCCGTCGAATATCACCACGGCCACAGGTATGACCAGGGGCTACAAGGGGGATATCATTCGCCTGCTGCCCCTTGAGGAAGATGGTAAAGAAATCCATCTTGAGATAATATCGAAGGCCTGTATGCTCGGCTGTCAGTTCGACGAAATCCCAGCCACCTTAAAATGGACTCCTCGCCAAAAGGGAAAACCCGGAAGAGAATCTAAATTTCACGCCGGTAAAATCATCCGAACCCATCTGCTCTTCGGCTTCTACGAAGCGCCGATTTTACTCTTCGGTACTTTAGGCAGCCTGGTTCTTTTGGTTGGTGTGACACTTGGACTATACCTTAGCTATCTGTACTTTATTGAAGACCAGGTAATTGGCGAAAGGGTCATCTTGATTATGACCACGGTATTTATGATTCTTGCCGGCTTCTCGATGTTCCTGTTCTGCTTTCTGTCGTATCAGTTAAGAGATTTAAGAAAACAGATCTTTAAGCTGTATCAGAAAATTCATTAAACAGCGTTGCGAGTGCCTATGCAGACTAAACGCAAATCAGGATTGCTAATTCAGGCACTAATTTCTCTGATTATCGTAATTGTCCTTTTTTATTATCTGGATATCGAAAGCTTCACCCAACAGTTTCAGAAGCTTTCTTTCTCTGTCTTTGTATTTATCATTGTACTGCTTATTCCGAGTGTCCTCCTTCGAAGCCTTCGCTGGAAGATACTCTTTGAAAATGCTCACCACAACATTACCCTCGTAGATTCCACAAATTTAATGCTGGTAGGAATGTCGCTCAATCTTATCTTGCCTGCCAGCCTCGGAGATATTGCAAAAAGTTATTTTGGTTATCGCTGGTCCGGCATAAAAGAGCATATGCTTTCCGTAAGCCTGCTTGATAAAGTCATAGCTCTGGGCTCGTTAGCAGCCCTTGGTATTCCCTGTGCACTTTACCGTGGGAATTTGTTGTATGCTTTCTTGTCAATCCTAGTCCTAATCCCTGCAATATTTGTTCTGATACTGCCGCACCTGACCGCAAGAATACATTTCGTACAAAGATTATTTACTTGGTTCACTAAAGTGACGGGCGATAAATTCGATTTCTTAACAGCCCTCGAACAGTCCGGAATTACTAAAGCCAAACTGCTTTACGCCTTTTTACTTTCGGTCTGCGGCTGGGCGCTTACCTATTTGCAAATGTACTTTTGCTTCCGCGCAATAGGCTTGGCAGTACCGCTGTTTTATGTCTTGGCAGTAGCCCCTCTTATCACCCTTGTCCGTCTGTTTCCTTTTACTCTAAGCGGCATTGGTTCCGATGAGGCCGTGCTATGTTATTTTTTCACCCAGACCGGCGCTTCTATGGAAGAGATTTTAGCCGGTGCGCTAATATATCGATTCCTAACATTAATTCTGCCTGGCTTGATAGGCTTGTTGCCTCTGACATTTACAAAACGCATAGGCGGTAATAAATTAAACAAGGTTAACCAATGAAGATCCTTAAAACCCTGAAGATAAAAATCTATAATATAATAAGGTTATACCGTTGGAAAACGGTAAGAAAACTTTTGGATCCTAACGCCAAAAACTTACTCGACATCGGCTGCTCGGAGCTATTCTTCTACGACAAATTGAAAGACAAATATGATGTCACCGCGGCAGACTCTCATCCAACCAGCGAACTGATAAAAAAGGAAGACATCCAGAACCTCAGTTTCCCCGATAAATCCTTCGATATCGTCATCTGCCAGCAGGTCTTGGAGCACGTCTTTGACCCCGTCAAAGCAATCTACGAACTAAGAAGAGTCACCCGCAAACAGCTTATAATCAGCGTTCCTTACGAACCGTTCTTTACGCTCTGTCGCTGTTTGGTCTGGGAAAAAAACCACCTCTGGGCAATTACTCCGAAAGCCCTCAAATTTCACCTCGGTAAGCCAACCTATGAGAAAAAGTTGTGCCTCAAAAGATACTATATAGCTGTTTGGAACTGCGAATAGTGCAGCTTAACCATCTTACGGCTCCTTTGTCACTGCGAACACCACGTTCCTGATAGGCATTGCGGCAATCCAAACGCCGTCATCATCAGCATAATAAAAATTTCACTTTTTTTGCTATTGCCCTTAACAGTGCTGGTCTTTGTGATAGAATAAGCCCAAAGGATTCTTGGGTAAGTATGGGATGACAAGGTTTTTGGATGATTTATTCAACGGTTAAGCGTATTTTGGCCAACCCTCTGGTAATTCTCAGCGGGGTAACGTTATTATGCCTTGTGCCATTTGTAAATAAAGCATTTCACATAGATGACACCTTGTTTCTTGCTGCGGCAAAACAAATTCAAAGTAACCCCGCGAACTTTTACGGCTTCAACATTAACTGGTATGGCATTGTGGAGCCGATGTCTGATATCACTAAGAATCCACCTCTGACTTGTTATTATATTGCGATGGTGACGAAATTGTTTGGCTGGAGTGAGGTGGCGTTACACCTGGCTTTTCTAATTCCGGCTCTGGCAGCTTCATTGGGCAGCTTTTATCTGGCAAAGCAGTTGTGCTCCCGGCCAATGCTGGCTGTAATGGCAGGAGTGCTCACTCCTGCATTTGTGGTATCCAGCACAAATGTAATGTGTGACACGATGATGCTGGCTTTTTGGGTTTGGGCGGTGGCTTGCTGGGTTTGGGGAATGGAGAAGAATAAATGGTCAGGATTGTTAATCGGTGCAGTGCTTATCGCGCCCTGTGCGTTAACTAAATATTTTGGGATATCGCTGATTTTGCTTCTGTTCATTTATTCTGTGGCGAAAAAACGAAAGATTGGAACATGGGTGTTATATTTGCTGATTCCCGTTGTGATTTTAGCTCTTTATCAATGGACAACATTCAGACTTTACGGCAGGGGCTTGTTGACGGATGCCGCATCTTATGCCTCAACAAAGCGATGGAATTTTAATCCCGGTCTTGAATTGCTTTGGGGAGGATTGCTCGGTCTGGCCTTTACGGGAGGGGGCATAACAACGGTTCTGTTCTACGCTCCGCTGCTATGGTCGCGGCGGATTCTGATAAGTGGTGCTGCTTTGATGGTTGTACTTGTATTTTCTCTTGGTCTTGTGGGAGAAATCAGTAATGTCATAGTACGTCTTGGCAACAGGGTAAGATGGGACCTTCTTCTACAATTTGGTTTGATGTCATTGGGAGGGGTTTACATCATTTGGATTGCAGCGGCCGATTTGTACAAGTGCAGAGATTGTAAATCGCTGCTGTTGTTTCTTTGGGTGCTTGGAACTTTTGTCTTTGCCAGCTTTGTAAACTGGACGGTTAATGGGCGTAGTATACTTCCGATGGTTCCTGCGGTTGGAATCCTGTTAGGGCGTAGAATCGATAGAATCAATAGACAGGGTAAAACCGCCCGTCGGATGGCGGGCTGGCGAGTTAGCTGGCCGTTGATTCCCGCGGTAATTATAGCGTTGTTTGTTTGCTGGGCCGATTATACGCTGGCCGGCACGGCCAGAGATGCTGTGAAGAAAATCTACAAAATGTACGAGAACCGTCAGCCCACTACCATATGGTTTCAGGGACATTGGGGATTTCAGTATTATATGGAGGCCCGTGATGCCAAAGCTCAGGACTTCAATGATTCAAAGCTGGTCACTGGAGATGTGATTGTCGTACCTATGAACAACACAGACCTGAAGCCTCTGTCTGTAGACAAGATGTTTCTGGTGGAGGTTTTTGAATTTATGCCCTGTCGATGGTTATCAACGATGGATCCTCTGCTTGGAGCAGGCTTTTACGTGGGTATAAAGCGGCCGCTGCCTTTTTCTTTTGGTCGGGTATCGGCTGAAAAATATGGTATTTTTGTTGTCAAGTAACAAGGGTAAGCAGGTTTGATACCATTTTCAAATAAGGCAAAATTGTAATGTGCCAGCAAAAACAGCCTCAATATCAGAAAGTAGAACAAAAAAAACAGAGAAATTTTCTGCCCTGGTTGGCGGTCGTAATTGTTATTGCTATCATAGCTGGACTCCGAGTTCACCTTTTGGATGTCCCGCTCGAGCGCGACGAAGGTGAGTACGCCTATGCCGGCCAGCTTATATTACAGGGGGTTCCTCCTTATTCACTTATATATAATATGAAATTCCCCGGAATTTATGCGGCCTATGCTTTAATCTTGGCTATTTTTGGGCAGACACATCCTGCTATCCACTTTGGATTGCTGATTATCAACGCAGCTACAATTATCCTGGTGTTTTTGCTGGCGAGGCGATTAACTGACTCTTTTTCCGGCGTTTTTGCCGCCGCAGTTTTTGCGGTGCTCTCACTCGCCCCGTCGGTCCAGGGAATCTCTGCCAACGCTGAACATTTCGTCGTTCTTTTCGCTGTAGCCGGCATATTGCTGCTGGTCCTTGCGGTTGACCGCAAAAGTCCGGTTCTCTTGTTGGTTGCCTCTATATTACTGGGAATTGGTTTTCTTATGAAACAGCACGGGATTGCCTTTATTGCATTTGCAGGCCTATACCTGTTTTCTACCCAGTTTCGACGCAAACCCTTTGAACTCAAACCTTTTCTATTAAGAGCAGCTTTGTTTATTGTTGGCGTGTTATTACCTTTTGGCATAACCTGCTTCATTCTATGGCGTGTCGGCGTCTTTGAGAAATTCTGGTTCTGGACATTTGTGTACGCTCGCGAATATGTTTCAATTGTGTCTATACCGGAAGGGTTAAAGAATTTTAAATCCTCAATAATACCCATTCTTGGTTCGGCAGTTTTAATTTGGATTTCGGCTGGAATCGGTTTGCTTACGTTGTTTATAGAAAAGAAAATCCGCGACCTAAGGCTGTTTATCATCGGCTTTCTACTTTTCTCGTTTTTGTCCACTTGTCCGGGCTTTTATTTCCGTCCGCATTATTTCGTTCTTCTGCTGCCTGCCGTTGCCTTACTATCCGGAGTCGGCCTGTTTGGCATCCGGCAGGTTTTGAGGTTGCAAAAAGCGATAATTGGAAAAGATCCGATTGCCATCCTCTTGGGAATTGCTATATTGTCTCATACACTGTACCAGCAAAAGAATCTCCTGTTGGCTAAAGACCCTGCCATCGTATCCCGTATAATCTGCGGTCCTATTAATCCTTTCCCCGAATCGCTGAAAATAGCCGATTACATAAAGGCTAACAGCTCAAGCAGTGATAGAATTGTTGTTCTCGGCTCAGAGCCGCAGATTTACTTTTATGCCAACAGACGTTCGGCTACCAGTTATGTTTATGCATATCCTTTGATGGAGCCGCATCCGTATGCACTGCAGATGCAGGAGGAAATGATACGGCAGATAGAGGCAGCCAAACCCAAGTTCCTGATATTAGTGAATCGTTTATCCTGGGCGGCGCAACCTACCTCTGAGAAAATGATATTGAACTGGGGTCAAAAGTATCAGGAGGAATACTACAGGCTGGTTGGCTTTATTGATATTGTCTCAACAAACTATACAATCTATCATTGGAATGAAAATGCTGTTGAATATACACCGCGATCTGAATACTGGCTCGCGGTTTTTGAGCGAAAAAGCGGAATTTAGCTTATCCCTCGAGCAGGAGGGCTTTGTGCTGCTTAT is a genomic window of Phycisphaerae bacterium containing:
- a CDS encoding glycosyltransferase family 2 protein, whose amino-acid sequence is MTNVLSGDIQLSVITPIFNEELIIKDSVLKLIQAMQGFTDKWELILVNDGSTDNTQNIITELTQNDGRIKVLTYKNNRGRGYALRTGFKRSCGKYVIAVESDLNYGKEIISSIYRKLLDTDADVVIASPYAKNGKLENVPFKRALLSRLGNRVLRVAFPSNITTATGMTRGYKGDIIRLLPLEEDGKEIHLEIISKACMLGCQFDEIPATLKWTPRQKGKPGRESKFHAGKIIRTHLLFGFYEAPILLFGTLGSLVLLVGVTLGLYLSYLYFIEDQVIGERVILIMTTVFMILAGFSMFLFCFLSYQLRDLRKQIFKLYQKIH
- a CDS encoding lysylphosphatidylglycerol synthase transmembrane domain-containing protein yields the protein MQTKRKSGLLIQALISLIIVIVLFYYLDIESFTQQFQKLSFSVFVFIIVLLIPSVLLRSLRWKILFENAHHNITLVDSTNLMLVGMSLNLILPASLGDIAKSYFGYRWSGIKEHMLSVSLLDKVIALGSLAALGIPCALYRGNLLYAFLSILVLIPAIFVLILPHLTARIHFVQRLFTWFTKVTGDKFDFLTALEQSGITKAKLLYAFLLSVCGWALTYLQMYFCFRAIGLAVPLFYVLAVAPLITLVRLFPFTLSGIGSDEAVLCYFFTQTGASMEEILAGALIYRFLTLILPGLIGLLPLTFTKRIGGNKLNKVNQ
- a CDS encoding class I SAM-dependent methyltransferase, translated to MKILKTLKIKIYNIIRLYRWKTVRKLLDPNAKNLLDIGCSELFFYDKLKDKYDVTAADSHPTSELIKKEDIQNLSFPDKSFDIVICQQVLEHVFDPVKAIYELRRVTRKQLIISVPYEPFFTLCRCLVWEKNHLWAITPKALKFHLGKPTYEKKLCLKRYYIAVWNCE
- a CDS encoding glycosyltransferase family 39 protein — encoded protein: MIYSTVKRILANPLVILSGVTLLCLVPFVNKAFHIDDTLFLAAAKQIQSNPANFYGFNINWYGIVEPMSDITKNPPLTCYYIAMVTKLFGWSEVALHLAFLIPALAASLGSFYLAKQLCSRPMLAVMAGVLTPAFVVSSTNVMCDTMMLAFWVWAVACWVWGMEKNKWSGLLIGAVLIAPCALTKYFGISLILLLFIYSVAKKRKIGTWVLYLLIPVVILALYQWTTFRLYGRGLLTDAASYASTKRWNFNPGLELLWGGLLGLAFTGGGITTVLFYAPLLWSRRILISGAALMVVLVFSLGLVGEISNVIVRLGNRVRWDLLLQFGLMSLGGVYIIWIAAADLYKCRDCKSLLLFLWVLGTFVFASFVNWTVNGRSILPMVPAVGILLGRRIDRINRQGKTARRMAGWRVSWPLIPAVIIALFVCWADYTLAGTARDAVKKIYKMYENRQPTTIWFQGHWGFQYYMEARDAKAQDFNDSKLVTGDVIVVPMNNTDLKPLSVDKMFLVEVFEFMPCRWLSTMDPLLGAGFYVGIKRPLPFSFGRVSAEKYGIFVVK
- a CDS encoding glycosyltransferase family 39 protein yields the protein MCQQKQPQYQKVEQKKQRNFLPWLAVVIVIAIIAGLRVHLLDVPLERDEGEYAYAGQLILQGVPPYSLIYNMKFPGIYAAYALILAIFGQTHPAIHFGLLIINAATIILVFLLARRLTDSFSGVFAAAVFAVLSLAPSVQGISANAEHFVVLFAVAGILLLVLAVDRKSPVLLLVASILLGIGFLMKQHGIAFIAFAGLYLFSTQFRRKPFELKPFLLRAALFIVGVLLPFGITCFILWRVGVFEKFWFWTFVYAREYVSIVSIPEGLKNFKSSIIPILGSAVLIWISAGIGLLTLFIEKKIRDLRLFIIGFLLFSFLSTCPGFYFRPHYFVLLLPAVALLSGVGLFGIRQVLRLQKAIIGKDPIAILLGIAILSHTLYQQKNLLLAKDPAIVSRIICGPINPFPESLKIADYIKANSSSSDRIVVLGSEPQIYFYANRRSATSYVYAYPLMEPHPYALQMQEEMIRQIEAAKPKFLILVNRLSWAAQPTSEKMILNWGQKYQEEYYRLVGFIDIVSTNYTIYHWNENAVEYTPRSEYWLAVFERKSGI